In Crassostrea angulata isolate pt1a10 chromosome 6, ASM2561291v2, whole genome shotgun sequence, a genomic segment contains:
- the LOC128187521 gene encoding uncharacterized protein LOC128187521 produces MIVNSVNKTLDLEKGSLSKALLAAAGSEVADECRRDHPSGVTEGNVVVTSAGQLKCKTICHACLPPYNQSDNDVSKLDIQSIVIKCLEKANENQYNCVAFPALGTLYKNYPAQITAEGMLKGVNQFSKSHTQSSLKRVIIVIYGDQHAGISKAFVDESASYRGACSGPERGTQEFCRQLYHRELHPPEYWTEFTSDKSVKFWKTECDEGYHKLVDVDSSTHKAVEKLVQSTWQSQKVGQGRDAKGLSELKYSSLKVLKVQRLENIDVYENYSHFRARLFHKAGDIGIFEQLSSISQSTGDIATTKSLKEDSILKKELYPETRDELVIGSM; encoded by the exons ATGATTGTCAATAGTGTAAACAAGACCTTAGATTTGGAAAAAGGGTCTCTATCCAAAGCCCTATTAGCGGCTGCTGGTTCAGAGGTGGCAGACGAATGTCGACGGGATCATCCGTCAGGTGTAACTGAAGGAAatgtcgtcgtcacttccgcCGGACAACTAAAGTGCAAGACAATTTGTCATGCATGCCTCCCTCCCTACAATCAGAGTGACAACGATGTCTCAAAATTG GATATACAAAGTATTGTAATTAAATGTCTGGAAAAAGCCAATGAAAACCAATATAATTGTGTAGCCTTTCCGGCTCTTGGGACCCTCTACAAAAACTATCCGGCGCAAATTACAGCTGAGGGAATGCTGAAAGGAGTCAACCAGTTTTCGAAATCACACACCCAGTCGTCCTTAAAAAGAGTTATCATTGTAATATATGGTGACCAACATGCAGGAATATCAAAG GCGTTTGTTGATGAGTCTGCCTCATACCGAGGGGCGTGTTCTGGACCCGAGAGGGGAACCCAGGAGTTCTGTCGCCAACTGTACCACAGAGAACTCCATCCTCCTGAATACTGGACCGAGTTTACCTCGGATAAATCTGTTAAG TTTTGGAAGACCGAATGCGACGAGGGTTATCATAAATTGGTTGATGTGGATTCCTCCACACACAAAGCTGTGGAAAAACTTGTCCAATCCACATGGCAgtctcaaaaagtaggtcaaggCCGCGATGCAAAAGGCTTGTCAGAATTAAAGTACTCTAGCCTTAAAGTTTTGAAAGTACAAAGACTGGAAAATATTGACGTCTATGAAAACTACTCCCATTTTCGAGCACGACTTTTCCACAAAGCTGGTGACATCGGCATATTTGAACAATTGTCTTCTATTTCGCAAAGTACAGGAGACATTGCAACAACCAAGAGTCTGAAAGAGGACTCTATTCTTAAAAAAGAATTGTATCCtgaaactagagacgagctcgtt
- the LOC128186507 gene encoding protein mono-ADP-ribosyltransferase PARP15-like: MSSEKLSLLDSIEPTDSRTQEDKKETELTDFGYSRKYKNVRISVKEGALGKEQVDVIVNSTSDKLELRHGRGSKALLDAAGAGLQTECKQKYPTGIQKGDVAVTDAGNLRCKFIFHGSLKRYGSPDAEKIHMAFISKCLKGLDSKKLSSIAFPGLTTGLHKFPKKVAAKNTCCALAQYIDANPNTRVKEVRFVIHAEDKETYEAFCDAIKVWDLNPNLGIERKEICRFKMNQISVTIKVDKIEEERVDMIVNSVNKSLDLDKGSLCKAIITAAGSKVAEECRRDHLSGVSEGNVVVTSAGNLKCEKLCHACVPPHEQKSNDVSVKVLQKIVIKCLEKADKKQLTSVALPALGTRYNNYPPRVSAAGVLKGIDQFSKSHTRSSVKIVVIVLYGGNQHEEILKAFVDEAAPYQGACSGPERGTQEFCRQQYQIELHPPEYWTEYTSDKSVKSWKADCDDDSFKLLDVDSTTYKAVEKLVQSTWQSKKLGHGRDAKGLSGLNYTSIKVLKVQRLENIDLYENYCHFCSSLFNKAGVIGVFDKLSSISQGSKDIFTTDCLEEDSVLKKELYPEINEHFLFHGTKPETYKKILSQGLDFRMAKEYGMFGQGVYLAESSTKADQYTDPRTTRNKGEKRMFLARTCLGKIHLAKEKKEKLQRPPCFQTGCESDSCEHSERQRCDSVVGEGEWLFREFVTYHHYQTYPEYLITYDRV, from the exons ATGTCTAGTGAAAAATTATCGTTATTAGATTCTATTGAACCAACTGATTCACGCACGCAAGAAG ATAAAAAGGAAACCGAGTTGACTGATTTTGGTTATTCGCGAAAATACAAAAACGTCAGAATCTCGGTTAAAGAAGGAGCATTAGGAAAAGAGCAG GTTGACGTCATTGTAAACAGTACGTCAGATAAGTTGGAGTTACGGCATGGACGGGGGTCTAAAGCTTTGCTGGATGCCGCGGGGGCGGGGCTACAGACTGAGTGTAAACAAAAATACCCTACAGGGATTCAAAAGGGAGATGTAGCAGTAACTGATGCGGGGAATCTCAGATGTAAATTCATATTCCATGGGTCCCTCAAAAGATACGGATCTCCAGACGCAGAAAAG ATACATATGGCGTTCATATCGAAATGCCTTAAAGGGCTAGACAGTAAGAAACTCTCTTCAATAGCTTTCCCTGGTCTAACTACCGGGCTTCATAAGTTTCCAAAGAAGGTGGCTGCAAAAAACACATGTTGTGCTCTGGCACAATACATCGACGCCAACCCCAATACCAGGGTAAAGGAAGTACGCTTTGTTATACACGCCGAAGACAAAGAGACTTATGAG GCCTTTTGTGATGCCATTAAAGTGTGGGATCTAAACCCTAATCtag GTATCGAGAGAAAAGAAATATGTCGGttcaaaatgaatcaaataTCTGTCACAATAAAAGTCGATAAGATTGAAGAAGAACGG GTTGACATGATTGTTAATAGTGTGAACAAAAGCTTAGATTTGGACAAAGGATCTCTATGCAAAGCAATAATAACGGCTGCTGGTTCAAAAGTTGCAGAAGAATGTCGACGAGATCATCTGTCAGGTGTCTCTGAGGGAAacgttgtcgtcacttccgccGGAAATTTAAAGTGCGAGAAACTCTGTCACGCATGCGTTCCCCCACATGAACAGAAGAGTAACGATGTATCTGTAAAG gttttacaaaaaattgtcaTCAAATGCTTGGAAAAGGCCGACAAGAAGCAGTTGACTTCTGTCGCTCTCCCGGCTCTCGGGACCCGCTACAATAATTATCCACCCCGAGTCAGCGCCGCTGGGGTGCTGAAAGGAATCGATCAGTTCTCCAAATCACACACCCGCTCCTCCGTGAAAATAGTTGTTATTGTGCTCTATGGTGGCAACCAACACGAAGAAATATTAAAG GCATTTGTTGACGAGGCTGCCCCATACCAAGGGGCGTGTTCAGGACCCGAGAgagggacccaggaattctgtCGCCAACAGTACCAAATAGAGCTTCATCCTCCTGAATACTGGACCGAGTATACTTCAGATAAATCTGTGAAG TCCTGGAAAGCGGATTGTGATGAtgattcttttaaattgttGGATGTGGATTCCACGACATACAAAGCTGTGGAGAAACTTGTCCAATCTACATGGCAGTCCAAAAAATTAGGCCACGGTCGCGATGCTAAAGGGTTGTCTGGCTTAAATTACACAAGTATTAAAGTTTTGAAAGTACAGAGACTGGAAAATATTGACCTTTATGAAAACTACTGCCATTTTTGTTCGAGTTTGTTTAATAAAGCTGGAGTCATAGGAGTGTTCGATAAATTGTCCTCAATTTCGCAAGGTTCTAAAGACATCTTCACAACAGATTGTCTAGAGGAGGACTCTGTCCTTAAAAAAGAACTGTATCCAGAAATAAACGAACACTTCCTGTTCCACGGAACAAAACCTGAGACTTACAAAAAGATTCTCTCACAGGGATTAGATTTCCGAATGGCTAAGGAATATGGTATGTTCGGCCAGGGAGTTTACCTTGCTGAGAGTTCCACAAAAGCTGACCAATACACAG ATCCGAGAACAACAAGAAATAAAGGTGAGAAGAGAATGTTCTTGGCCAGGACATGCCTAGGAAAGATTCATCTtgcaaaagaaaagaaagaaaaacttcAGAGGCCGCCGTGCTTTCAGACTGGGTGTGAATCGGACTCCTGTGAACATTCGGAGCGTCAGCGCTGTGACAGCGTGGTTGGGGAAGGGGAGTGGCTATTTCGAGAGTTTGTCACGTATCATCACTACCAGACTTACCCGGAATATCTCATCACCTATGACAGAGTATAA
- the LOC128186808 gene encoding uncharacterized protein LOC128186808 — protein sequence MLPNKSQSEDMYTMKMQREFKALNPLYFDPTSDDQVKMREHVRHKKMAKTIENLKKINTQNADVHDFLPSWATNEYFESLHGKKESEEAKTKVNIEEIKIYVGEIVVKARKRLLEEAAALKSMQVPQDSEPPKKDEINEILVDMEDRRKAMNAVYQQLLVSFDSEKRKLMMEKCEIMKAKQMMAAVHAELKTSFDSEKRKLMMEKCAKIKAEQMMAVHAELKKIVFLKGFGFEDEEDNCFIPRKLLFFKIDGFRNTPQNMETPFGDVDPPNTNTSEDSAVNHSIDCMTPSNQKKRSFGRRFLKFLGF from the exons ATGTTACCAAACAAATCGCAGAGCGAAGACATGTATACAATGAAGATGCAGAGAGAATTCAAagctttgaatcccctttattTTGATCCAACTTCAGATGATCAAGTGAAAATG AGGGAGCACGTCCGACATAAAAAGATGGCAAAGACTATAGAGAATCTCAAgaaaataaatacacaaaatgCGGATGTTCAC GATTTTCTACCCAGCTGGGCGACGAACGAATACTTTGAAAGCCttcatggaaaaaaagaaagtgaagaa GCTAAGACAAAAGTTAACATTGAAGAAATAAAG atataTGTCGGAGAAATCGTGGTAAAGGCTCGTAAAAGATTACTGGAGGAGGCTGCAGCTTTGAAG TCAATGCAAGTTCCTCAAGATTCGGAGCCCCCGAAAAAAGACGAGATTAATGAGATACTAGTAGACATGGAAGACAGAAGAAAAGCCATGAATGCAGTATACCAGCAGTTGCTG GTGTCATTCGACTCAGAGAAAAGAAAACTGATGATGGAAAAGTGTGAAATAATGAAAGCAAAGCAAATGATGGCTGCTGTTCATGCTGAACTAAAG ACCTCATTCGACTCGGAGAAAAGAAAACTTATGATGGAAAAGTGTGCAAAAATAAAAGCAGAGCAAATGATGGCTGTTCATGCTGAGCTTAAG AAAATCGTGTTTCTAAAAGGTTTTGGTTTTGAAGACGAAGAAGACAATTGTTTCATACCCAGAAAATTGCTCTTTTTCAAGATTGATGGCTTTCGAAATACGCCACAG AATATGGAAACACCATTCGGAGACGTGGATCCGCCGAACACTAACACTTCTGAAGATTCGGCGGTGAATCATTCAATAGATTGTATG ACTCCCTCCAATCAGAAGAAGCGCTCCTTTGGCCGACGGTTTCTCAAATTCCTCggattttga